A window of Desulfobacterales bacterium contains these coding sequences:
- the dusB gene encoding tRNA dihydrouridine synthase DusB, whose translation MKIGSVQLENNIVLAPLAGISNLPFRLMAKSYGCGLVCSEMISAVGLVRNSGKTLGMLDSAPQEKPLSVQLFGADPAVMAEAALIIESRGADIVDINFGCAVKKIIKTGSGVALMREPQRAEKLITAVRKAVKIPLTIKMRSGWDTSGQQARELARIAQGCGVDAVALHPRSATQRFGGSSDWSLIGAVKKEISLPVIGNGDIATGEDALLMMESTGCDAVMIGRAAIGNPFIFSEVIARLKGELPPRTDLALRRQTMREYLEASVKYIGEAHACYMMRSRLGWFVKGLPHNSSFRESIKQVTSQVEAETLIDAYFEFVEKNAVIGV comes from the coding sequence ATGAAAATCGGAAGTGTACAACTCGAAAATAATATCGTACTGGCCCCACTGGCGGGGATCAGCAACCTGCCGTTCCGGCTGATGGCCAAATCTTACGGTTGCGGCTTGGTGTGCTCCGAGATGATCAGCGCGGTTGGGCTGGTGCGAAATTCCGGCAAAACGCTGGGGATGTTGGACAGTGCGCCCCAGGAAAAACCGCTGTCGGTGCAGCTATTCGGAGCGGATCCGGCCGTCATGGCGGAGGCTGCGCTGATAATTGAGTCACGGGGCGCCGACATCGTCGATATCAATTTCGGCTGTGCGGTCAAAAAGATTATAAAAACCGGTTCCGGCGTCGCCTTGATGCGGGAGCCGCAGCGGGCTGAAAAGTTGATCACAGCGGTCCGCAAAGCAGTAAAAATTCCGCTGACCATCAAGATGCGCTCGGGCTGGGACACCAGCGGTCAGCAGGCCCGGGAGCTTGCCAGGATCGCCCAGGGGTGCGGTGTAGATGCGGTGGCTCTGCACCCGCGCAGCGCTACCCAGAGATTTGGGGGGAGTTCGGACTGGTCCCTGATTGGGGCGGTCAAAAAAGAAATCTCTCTGCCGGTCATCGGAAACGGGGACATCGCAACCGGGGAGGACGCACTGTTAATGATGGAAAGTACGGGTTGCGACGCGGTTATGATCGGTAGGGCGGCCATTGGAAACCCCTTTATATTTTCAGAGGTGATCGCCCGCCTCAAAGGTGAATTGCCGCCCCGGACGGACCTTGCCCTGCGCCGGCAAACCATGCGGGAGTACCTGGAAGCATCGGTAAAGTACATCGGGGAGGCGCATGCCTGCTACATGATGCGCAGCCGCCTGGGCTGGTTTGTAAAAGGACTGCCCCACAACAGCAGTTTCCGGGAGTCCATCAAGCAGGTCACCTCCCAGGTCGAAGCTGAAACCCTGATAGACGCTTATTTTGAATTTGTAGAAAAAAATGCCGTTATCGGCGTTTGA
- the queF gene encoding preQ(1) synthase, translating into MPTPSDRKIPYTIESPDIVQKDVLETIAYKYHGHRSIDITIRQPEYTSVCPMTGLPDVGAITIRYRPGKKIVELKSLKFYLLQFRNVGIFYEHVVNRILDDLVAVLSPLWLEVTGDFTARGGITTQVKAVYEGKK; encoded by the coding sequence ATGCCCACACCATCAGACCGCAAGATTCCATATACCATCGAAAGCCCGGACATCGTCCAAAAGGATGTGCTCGAAACCATTGCATACAAATATCACGGCCATAGGTCCATTGATATTACCATCCGCCAGCCGGAATACACCTCGGTCTGTCCCATGACCGGGTTGCCTGATGTCGGCGCTATAACCATCCGGTATCGGCCGGGAAAAAAAATAGTTGAACTAAAGTCCTTGAAATTTTATCTGCTGCAGTTCCGCAACGTCGGCATCTTTTATGAGCATGTCGTCAACCGGATTCTCGATGACCTGGTTGCGGTGCTGTCTCCACTGTGGCTGGAAGTAACCGGAGATTTTACCGCCAGGGGCGGCATCACCACCCAGGTCAAGGCCGTATACGAGGGCAAAAAATGA